The genomic region CCGCCCACAGGGTGAATGACGATGCATCGGAAAGGCTTTCCCGACGGAAAAAAGCCGCATCCGTTAGGATGCGGCGAGGCTGTTGACAAAGAAGGGTCAACAGCCTTTTTTGTTGAATTCGGAATAAAACAATTCCGAAGGAAGGTTTTTATATGTTCAGGACGAACCCATCCAGGGAATTTCAACCCGAAACAGTCAACATAGAAGACCTTGTTCCCCAAGATCACTTGCTTAGAAAAATCAATGAAACCATCGACTTTTCGTTTATCGCGGAAAAATGCCGCCCCTTGTATTGTCAAGATAATGGGCGTCCTTGCATCGATCCGGTCATGCTGTTCAAAATGCTTTTGATCGGTTATTTGTACGGAATTCGTTCGGAAAGACGCCTCATTGAGGAAATCCGGGTCA from Planifilum fulgidum harbors:
- a CDS encoding transposase; translated protein: MFRTNPSREFQPETVNIEDLVPQDHLLRKINETIDFSFIAEKCRPLYCQDNGRPCIDPVMLFKMLLIGYLYGIRSERRLIEEIRV